From the Desulfallas thermosapovorans DSM 6562 genome, the window TCGTAGTAACTGCCATGATTAATTAGGTCGGTAACAGTACCTGACCAGCGCTCAAAGCGCCTACCAATCTTCTCCCGGCATTGAAAAATAATTGGTGAAAAAGCCTTTGCACACATATAAAGGAACCTCCTTAGCGTAGCGCCAGATTATCACTGGCCGCAATAATAACATCCGTATCAATAACTGTTTTCTCCGATTGCGAGCCAATAATCAAAGCATCAGTCATTAGGCTATTGATCAGCCGCGGTACACCCCGGCAGGAGTTAGCCACAGCATGCACAGCCGCTTCATCTATAAGAGTACGAGCACCGCCGGCCGCCTCTAGCCGTGAATAAATATAATCCCTGGCTTCACTTTGAGATAGCCCCTCATAATGGTAATGCACCACAATCCGCTGCCTAAGGGACTCATGCACCGGCTTTTCCAAGATAGAAGTCAGATAAGGCTGGCCGATAAAAACCAGAGCAAAACAATCCAGGCTATCAAAGTGGACATTCATAAGCAGCTTAATATCCCGGAAAATGCCCGCGTTTAAATACTGACTTTCATCGATAGCCAGAATAAACGTTTTACGCTTCTCCTTAAGCAAATAAAAAAGCCGTTCCTGGATATTTCTGAACATAACCGACTTCTTAGTACTGTAATCCAAGCCCAGTTCAAAAGAAAACTGGTGATAAAACTCGGACACACTCACCGTAGAAAGGCAAATATACGAAAGCCTAAAAAGATTAGGGTTCAAGTTTTTAGCAAAACAGCGTAGGGCAAAAGTCTTACCCATACCGGGCGGGGCGGTAAAAAGACCGATACCCCGAGTATTTTTCAGATAATCAAGCCGGGAAAGCATCTGCTTAAAATCCCCGGACTTAAAAGCATAACTTTCAGGAATTGATTTATCGAAAGGATTAAAAGACAGGCCGTAAAAAGACTTAAACATCGGAAGGGCCCTCCATCCTGGAATAATCAATGGCATGCACATTATTGCGTTTAGTACGCCCGTTTTCCACCCGGTTGGTGGCCCGGATAGGATAATGTTTACCCTCGAAAAAAATATAAGCATCCTGCATACAATCGGGCAGATAGCGGATCTCCACCCTGGACCGGATGAACTGCATGGGCACATCATAATAGACAGCGCCAATGGAAACCGTAGCGTCCAGATTCACCTTTCGGGTAATGCGGTTCATGAAACACTCATCCAGCCACTGGCGGCTTTGGGGCAGCCGGACATGGCCAATACCCCGCTGGTAGCGTTCCATAGGCGTCTCACCAATGGTGCGGTTAAAACTGGTATTGCGTTTACGAACATAATCAGTCAGCAAACGATTAAGCTCTTCCAGGGATGATACACCTGAAGCATCAAAACCATAAAGCCAGGTATCCTTAATGGTTCTAAAGCTCCTTTCAACTTTCGCCTTGGATGCCCCATCACGAACAGGTGTATGTATTTTTACAATTCCCAGGGAGCCGCAAATCAGTGTGAGCTGAGCATTGGCATAAGTAGAACCATGATCGATATACAGTTTATTGCAAATCCCGTGGCGGGCAATGGCGTCCTTCAAGACAATCTGAAAGTTATAGGCGTTATCGTTATAGAAAAAACGAGCCCCTACAATTAGGCGTGAGTGGTCATCCACCACGTGAATAAGATAAGTGCGCCTGGATTTACCGCCCTCTTTAATGTAGGTGGTATACGACGTATCTGCCTGATACATACCGCCCGGGTAGGCCTCCTCAAAAGCCTTGCGGTCCTTTTGGTTGGGGTTAACCGCCGTTCTCAGGTCGTTGTGCTTGATAAAACGCTGCACACTGGAAACAGAAACCGCGGATTGGTTTATGAAACCATCTTCAATTAGTTTATGGTAGATCAAGGTGGCGTTAATGCGGGGAAACTTCTCCTTAAGGCGATGGATTTCGGCAATGGCCCTTTCGCTAAGCACGCGCGGTCTTCCCGCGTCCCGGCGTTTTCTGGGCATCAGGCCGTCCAT encodes:
- a CDS encoding ExeA family protein; this translates as MFKSFYGLSFNPFDKSIPESYAFKSGDFKQMLSRLDYLKNTRGIGLFTAPPGMGKTFALRCFAKNLNPNLFRLSYICLSTVSVSEFYHQFSFELGLDYSTKKSVMFRNIQERLFYLLKEKRKTFILAIDESQYLNAGIFRDIKLLMNVHFDSLDCFALVFIGQPYLTSILEKPVHESLRQRIVVHYHYEGLSQSEARDYIYSRLEAAGGARTLIDEAAVHAVANSCRGVPRLINSLMTDALIIGSQSEKTVIDTDVIIAASDNLALR
- a CDS encoding helix-turn-helix domain-containing protein: MKRQFSDQSAIEMAYFRFALIAPVIQGTFADPSKAAYYRRVTENELTLPDGRTMRYNPKTLEKWEEYYRKQGMDGLMPRKRRDAGRPRVLSERAIAEIHRLKEKFPRINATLIYHKLIEDGFINQSAVSVSSVQRFIKHNDLRTAVNPNQKDRKAFEEAYPGGMYQADTSYTTYIKEGGKSRRTYLIHVVDDHSRLIVGARFFYNDNAYNFQIVLKDAIARHGICNKLYIDHGSTYANAQLTLICGSLGIVKIHTPVRDGASKAKVERSFRTIKDTWLYGFDASGVSSLEELNRLLTDYVRKRNTSFNRTIGETPMERYQRGIGHVRLPQSRQWLDECFMNRITRKVNLDATVSIGAVYYDVPMQFIRSRVEIRYLPDCMQDAYIFFEGKHYPIRATNRVENGRTKRNNVHAIDYSRMEGPSDV